In the genome of Myxococcus stipitatus, one region contains:
- a CDS encoding MATE family efflux transporter, with the protein MSDVGVPSEGRAMGFWASLKEAMHGTERDLTALPVKRAIFLLAVPMVLEMVMESIFAVVDVFFVGRLGADAVATVGLTESLLTIIYAAAMGLSIGATAMVSRRIGEKDPERAARTAVQAIGLGVMLAIPISAAGVIFARPLMALMGGSPWVLEHGVRYTQVMLGGMASVFLLFLINAIFRGAGDAAIAMRVLWLANAINIVLAPMLIFGVGPFPELGVMGAAVATTFGRTCGVLYQLYRLARGSGRLQIRREHVRLEAGTMLSMLKLSGAGTAQALVNTTSWVMLARIVATFGSAAVAGYTIAMRIVLFALLPSWGLANAAATLVGQSLGAQDPARGERAVWTAGRINAVFLGSLGLLFVLFADPLVGTFSTDAAVVDHASHALRIISGGFLFYAFGMVLTQSFNGAGDTATPTFINIFCFWLLELPLAWVLSGPAGMGPSGVFLALSVAFSMVAIISAILFRRGAWKLRKV; encoded by the coding sequence ATGTCTGACGTGGGAGTGCCCTCGGAAGGGCGCGCGATGGGTTTCTGGGCCTCTCTCAAGGAAGCCATGCATGGCACGGAGCGCGACCTCACCGCGCTTCCGGTGAAGCGGGCCATCTTCCTGCTCGCGGTCCCCATGGTGCTGGAGATGGTGATGGAGTCCATCTTCGCCGTGGTGGACGTCTTCTTCGTCGGCCGTCTGGGCGCTGACGCCGTCGCCACGGTGGGTCTGACGGAGTCGCTGCTCACCATCATCTACGCGGCGGCCATGGGCCTGAGCATCGGCGCCACGGCGATGGTGTCGCGTCGCATCGGGGAGAAGGACCCGGAGCGGGCGGCGCGCACGGCGGTGCAAGCCATTGGGCTGGGCGTGATGCTGGCCATTCCCATCTCGGCCGCGGGCGTCATCTTCGCCCGGCCGCTGATGGCGCTGATGGGCGGCTCGCCGTGGGTGCTGGAGCACGGCGTGCGCTACACGCAGGTGATGCTGGGCGGCATGGCGAGCGTGTTCCTGCTGTTCCTCATCAACGCCATCTTCCGGGGTGCGGGCGACGCGGCCATCGCCATGCGGGTGCTGTGGCTGGCCAACGCCATCAACATCGTCCTGGCGCCCATGCTCATCTTCGGCGTGGGGCCCTTCCCGGAGCTGGGCGTCATGGGCGCCGCGGTGGCGACGACGTTCGGCCGGACGTGCGGCGTGCTGTATCAGCTCTACCGGCTGGCACGCGGCAGCGGGCGGCTCCAGATTCGACGCGAGCACGTGCGGCTGGAGGCGGGGACGATGTTGTCCATGCTGAAGCTGTCGGGCGCGGGGACGGCGCAGGCGCTGGTGAACACGACCAGCTGGGTGATGCTGGCGCGCATCGTCGCGACGTTCGGCAGCGCGGCGGTGGCGGGCTACACCATCGCGATGCGCATCGTCCTCTTCGCGCTGCTTCCCTCGTGGGGGCTCGCCAACGCGGCGGCCACCCTGGTGGGGCAGAGCCTGGGCGCCCAGGACCCGGCGCGCGGCGAGCGCGCGGTGTGGACGGCGGGCCGCATCAACGCGGTCTTCCTGGGCTCGCTGGGCCTGCTGTTCGTCCTCTTCGCGGACCCGCTGGTGGGCACCTTCTCCACGGACGCGGCGGTGGTGGACCACGCGTCGCATGCGCTGCGCATCATCAGCGGGGGCTTCCTCTTCTACGCCTTCGGCATGGTGCTGACGCAGTCCTTCAACGGCGCGGGTGACACGGCCACGCCCACGTTCATCAACATCTTCTGCTTCTGGCTCCTGGAGCTGCCGCTGGCGTGGGTGCTGTCGGGGCCCGCGGGCATGGGGCCCTCGGGCGTGTTCCTGGCGCTCTCGGTGGCTTTCTCGATGGTGGCCATCATCTCCGCCATCCTGTTCCGCCGAGGCGCCTGGAAGCTCCGGAAGGTGTAA
- a CDS encoding UDP-3-O-(3-hydroxymyristoyl) glucosamine N-acyltransferase produces the protein MHLAQGAVVCSPDGSVQLGAGSAVRENATVVGTARNPVTVGEKTSLGPRSLLLGATTGHLCEVGAGAILMPGSQLGDRCLVSEGALVPPGMWVPSDSVVVGRPARVVRRVDTGDLERLRMTRGGSLALPEQPLTPFFAKDRAEDAPMGQLYSFRDKHPLVHPTATLFSSCEVTGDVIIGPGSIIGPGVRIVGESHVPLRIGAGVRIHANTVIHLQLGGSLVLEDGVLMGPGCVVHGCFVGANTVVEPGAILCDRSRLGRGCVVGAGSMVRAGTLFPDAAQVDGFPAVQTGFLASLPPVPPWSLRPEDLPELRRVS, from the coding sequence GTGCACCTCGCACAAGGCGCGGTGGTGTGCTCTCCAGACGGTTCCGTCCAACTGGGTGCGGGCAGCGCGGTGCGTGAAAACGCCACCGTCGTCGGCACGGCCCGAAACCCTGTCACGGTGGGGGAGAAGACCTCCCTGGGCCCCCGGAGCCTGCTCCTGGGTGCCACGACAGGCCATCTGTGCGAGGTCGGCGCTGGCGCCATCCTCATGCCGGGCAGCCAGCTGGGCGACCGCTGCCTGGTGAGCGAGGGGGCGCTGGTGCCCCCTGGCATGTGGGTCCCCTCGGATTCCGTCGTGGTGGGCCGCCCCGCCCGCGTGGTTCGCCGGGTCGACACCGGCGACCTGGAGCGACTGCGCATGACTCGCGGAGGCAGCCTCGCGCTGCCCGAGCAACCCCTCACCCCCTTCTTCGCGAAAGACCGCGCCGAGGACGCACCCATGGGACAGCTCTATTCCTTCCGAGACAAGCATCCGCTGGTCCACCCGACCGCCACGCTCTTCTCCTCCTGCGAGGTGACGGGCGACGTCATCATCGGCCCGGGCTCCATCATCGGGCCGGGGGTGAGAATCGTCGGCGAGTCGCACGTGCCGCTGCGCATCGGCGCGGGCGTGCGCATCCACGCCAACACCGTGATTCACCTGCAACTGGGTGGCAGTCTGGTGTTGGAGGATGGCGTCCTCATGGGGCCGGGCTGCGTGGTGCACGGCTGCTTCGTGGGCGCGAACACGGTGGTGGAGCCGGGCGCCATCCTCTGCGACCGGAGCCGCCTGGGGCGGGGCTGCGTCGTGGGCGCGGGCAGCATGGTGCGCGCGGGGACGCTGTTCCCGGATGCCGCGCAGGTGGATGGCTTCCCCGCGGTGCAGACGGGCTTCCTCGCGTCGCTGCCGCCCGTGCCGCCCTGGTCGCTGCGGCCGGAGGACCTGCCGGAGCTGCGCCGGGTGAGCTAG
- a CDS encoding AAA family ATPase: MAFTGEGEMWQSPGTEGLREIHRGRRYVVLRTWGQDGVPLVLKQVRQGPLAAGSAAMLRHEYALLRELRDTVPHLARARWLEDLPPRLPVLALEDSGPQSLQGWQHRRPLEVDVFLELALQATGILAALHHQHVIHRDINPTNLVMSPDGRHLTLVDFDLATRVSGLAPSGGMPAELQWVLPYIAPEQTGRMNRPIDHRADLYSLGATFYELLTGQPPFTSSDPVELVHAHLARAPVPPTFINPTLPRVIANIVLKLLAKMPEERYQSADSLLADLQEVRRRQARHAPEDFELGRLDLARQLSLPERLYGREPQQAELRAARERVRRGTSERVLLSGAAGIGKSALVHDLSRDAAPGDRLLTGKFNQLQGNVPYSAFVQAFQGLVRELMEEPPEARDVWRQRLLGALGPHARVITDVIPALEELLGPQPLPPKLGPVEAAARFHLLFQSFVQALATPRHALVLFLDDLQWADPGSLQLLKSLCGDPGSLHLLFIVAWRPQELGPEPLLPRVLRTLDEEGAIPARAFELAPLDDAAITSLCADTFRRQPEDVAPLARLLLRKTAGNPLFLTRLLRMLHGSGLLGFDWEHGTWTWELEQLERVEVTENVVELMLDAIRRLPERAQHVLEVAACLGDRVELRVLSALVKERDEDAASALWTLLREGLLIPENEPPHPRAPPDASAPQEAIYRFAHDRVRQAAYSLLTEDQRAELHRAAGQWLLRSARGEVLEERLFSVVDHLYRGLEKSQDVAERQALAELLFRAGLKAKAASAFGTALVYLTRGLSLLPSTEWPRRHEQLFQVHKEAAECAYLSGNGRQAEELLHTAHEHAASAPRKVDLYVLQVLAHLLNGHYAEAVRAGQEGLRLFGMELPEEGYTQALSAELGHVERQLRGRAVEELLNAPPMEDPRHLACVQLLSELVTPAYFVDPDLYAYLNTRALALTLEQGNSRWAPSVYAYHGTLLASRGDAARAESFCHLGISLARRMGDSRQECRALVTLTLNINHWRAPLRTNLSLLRRAITTGLASGDLQYTSYALANVVTTELAMGTELVRILGSIDTSLSFARRSGVQVMADVSVLYRQAIRALQGRTHQLARLDDDDFVEKDFLASGQMAHTSLYLRSLLRLFVAYVLGDLDEAARMSREVLPYVHFAQGFFRNVDFNVLTSLTMLARATRIPQERDVALTAVEENQRQLGAWADLCPENFRHKHQLVGAEVARVEGRPLEAMGLYDSAIDGAHLQGFLHDEAIANELAGRFHQHLGHRRFASLHLRAAMDCFTRWGAQAKVTLLEEEFPELKSIVDRPWTEPGMPHTSLGAPGASLDLLTLLKASETLMGEVVLDRLLEKLMAVCFEAAGATRGALVLEEEGTLQVRAVGAISEPVSLEHTPLSESTQVPVSLLEHACRTGETLVLADAAHQGRFIQDAYVIRRAVKSALAIPIQRHGKTAGVLYLENDLATRAFTPERMGLLRTLSSQIAISLENSRLFEQLHVEVKERRRAEEAVRFLADSGLALAESLDLEKTLAQATRLVVPFLADWCTFSVVDRGDELRMLAAVHVDPEKDRLLHALYEEYPIDCTSPPAIVHVLRTGQPFLRAEVTQSVLREHGHGQDYVERMRELHPRAAMHVPLIARGKILGVATFVSSTPGRRYGQVDLDLAQELARRVAVCIDNARLYRESQDSIRLRDEFLSVASHELNTPLTSLRLMVQTLLRHVPPELPPLAVRSLRTLDKQSAKLTTLVGEMLDISHLQAGRMDLHLSLVDLADVIDTVARLLREPLQRAHCELELQVEGPLVGHWDGTRLQQVLVHLVSNALKFGPGKPITLRAWADDRTHVHVSVQDEGIGISADQLPHIFERFERAVSVRAYGGLGLGLHLAREIISALGGSIDVESTPGVGSTFTLTLPK; the protein is encoded by the coding sequence ATGGCTTTCACGGGCGAGGGCGAGATGTGGCAGTCGCCGGGCACCGAAGGGCTGCGGGAGATCCACCGGGGACGGCGGTACGTCGTCCTGCGGACGTGGGGACAGGACGGCGTCCCGCTGGTCCTCAAGCAGGTGCGCCAGGGACCGCTCGCCGCGGGCAGCGCGGCCATGCTGCGCCACGAGTACGCGCTCCTGCGCGAGCTGCGCGACACCGTGCCGCACCTCGCGCGGGCCCGCTGGCTGGAGGACCTGCCTCCGCGCCTGCCCGTGCTCGCGCTGGAGGACAGCGGGCCGCAGAGTCTCCAGGGCTGGCAGCACCGCAGGCCCTTGGAGGTGGACGTCTTCCTGGAGCTGGCCCTCCAGGCCACCGGCATCCTCGCCGCGCTCCACCACCAGCACGTCATCCACCGGGACATCAACCCCACCAACCTGGTGATGAGCCCCGACGGCCGTCACCTCACCCTCGTCGACTTCGACCTGGCCACGCGCGTCTCCGGCCTCGCGCCCTCGGGGGGAATGCCCGCGGAGCTCCAGTGGGTGCTGCCGTACATCGCCCCGGAGCAGACGGGGCGGATGAACCGGCCCATCGACCACCGCGCCGACCTCTACTCGCTGGGCGCCACGTTCTACGAGCTGCTCACCGGCCAGCCGCCCTTCACCTCCTCGGACCCGGTGGAGCTGGTCCACGCGCACCTCGCCCGCGCGCCCGTCCCTCCCACCTTCATCAACCCCACCCTCCCCCGTGTCATCGCGAACATCGTCCTCAAGCTGCTCGCGAAGATGCCGGAGGAGCGCTACCAGAGCGCCGACTCGCTGCTCGCGGACCTCCAGGAGGTGCGCCGGCGCCAGGCCCGACACGCGCCGGAGGACTTCGAGCTGGGACGGCTGGACCTGGCCCGACAGCTCTCGCTCCCGGAGCGCCTCTACGGCCGCGAGCCCCAGCAAGCCGAGCTGCGCGCCGCGCGAGAGCGCGTGCGCCGAGGCACCAGCGAGCGGGTGCTGCTGTCCGGCGCGGCGGGCATCGGCAAGTCCGCGCTCGTCCATGACCTGTCGCGCGACGCGGCGCCGGGAGACCGGCTGCTGACGGGCAAGTTCAACCAGCTCCAGGGCAATGTCCCCTACTCCGCCTTCGTCCAGGCGTTCCAGGGGCTCGTGCGCGAGCTGATGGAGGAGCCCCCCGAGGCGCGCGATGTCTGGCGTCAGCGCCTGCTGGGCGCGCTGGGGCCTCACGCGCGAGTCATCACCGATGTCATCCCCGCCCTCGAGGAGCTGCTGGGCCCGCAGCCCCTCCCGCCCAAGCTGGGGCCGGTGGAGGCCGCCGCGCGCTTCCACCTCCTCTTCCAGTCCTTCGTGCAGGCGCTGGCGACACCTCGGCACGCGCTCGTGCTGTTCCTGGATGACCTCCAGTGGGCGGACCCGGGCTCGCTCCAGCTCCTCAAGAGCCTGTGTGGAGACCCGGGCTCGCTGCACCTCCTCTTCATCGTCGCGTGGCGTCCGCAGGAGCTGGGGCCGGAGCCGCTCCTGCCTCGCGTCCTGCGCACGCTCGACGAAGAGGGCGCCATTCCCGCGCGGGCCTTCGAGCTGGCGCCGCTGGATGACGCCGCCATCACCTCGCTGTGCGCGGACACCTTCCGCCGCCAGCCCGAGGACGTCGCCCCCCTGGCCCGGCTGCTGCTGCGGAAGACCGCGGGCAATCCCCTCTTCCTCACCCGCCTGCTGCGGATGCTGCACGGCTCCGGCCTGCTGGGCTTCGACTGGGAGCACGGCACGTGGACCTGGGAGCTGGAGCAGCTGGAGCGCGTGGAGGTGACGGAGAACGTGGTGGAGCTGATGCTCGACGCCATCCGTCGGCTCCCGGAGCGGGCCCAGCATGTCCTGGAGGTGGCCGCGTGCCTGGGGGACCGAGTGGAGCTGAGGGTGCTGTCGGCCCTCGTGAAGGAGCGCGACGAGGACGCCGCCTCCGCGCTGTGGACCCTGCTGCGCGAGGGCCTGCTCATCCCGGAGAACGAACCGCCCCACCCTCGCGCGCCGCCGGATGCCTCCGCGCCGCAGGAGGCCATCTATCGCTTCGCGCATGACCGCGTCCGGCAGGCCGCGTACTCCCTGCTCACCGAGGACCAGCGCGCGGAGCTGCACCGCGCCGCGGGACAGTGGCTGCTGCGCAGCGCGCGAGGCGAGGTGCTGGAGGAGCGCCTCTTCTCGGTGGTGGACCACCTCTACCGGGGCCTGGAGAAGTCCCAGGACGTCGCCGAGCGACAGGCGCTGGCGGAGCTGCTCTTCCGCGCGGGCCTCAAGGCCAAGGCGGCCTCCGCCTTCGGCACGGCACTGGTGTACCTCACGCGGGGCCTGTCCCTGCTGCCTTCCACCGAGTGGCCTCGGCGCCACGAGCAGCTCTTCCAGGTCCACAAGGAAGCCGCCGAGTGCGCGTACCTCTCCGGCAATGGCAGACAGGCCGAGGAGCTGCTCCACACCGCCCACGAGCACGCCGCCTCCGCGCCCCGCAAGGTGGACCTGTACGTCCTCCAGGTGCTGGCCCACCTGCTCAATGGCCACTACGCGGAGGCCGTCCGCGCGGGCCAGGAAGGGCTGCGCCTGTTCGGCATGGAGCTGCCGGAGGAGGGCTATACCCAGGCCCTCTCCGCCGAGCTCGGGCACGTGGAGCGCCAGCTCCGAGGGCGCGCGGTGGAGGAGCTGCTGAACGCGCCGCCGATGGAGGACCCGAGGCACCTCGCGTGTGTCCAGCTCCTCTCGGAGCTCGTCACGCCCGCGTACTTCGTCGACCCGGACCTGTATGCGTATCTCAACACGCGGGCCCTCGCGCTGACGCTGGAGCAGGGCAACTCCCGCTGGGCGCCTTCCGTGTATGCCTATCACGGCACGCTGCTGGCGAGCCGGGGCGACGCGGCGCGCGCCGAGTCCTTCTGCCACCTGGGCATCTCCCTGGCGCGGCGCATGGGGGACTCGCGGCAGGAGTGCCGGGCGCTCGTGACGCTCACGCTCAACATCAACCACTGGCGCGCGCCCCTGCGCACCAACCTGTCCCTGCTGCGGCGGGCCATCACCACGGGCCTGGCCAGCGGAGACCTCCAGTACACCAGCTACGCGCTCGCCAACGTCGTCACCACGGAGCTGGCCATGGGCACCGAGCTGGTGCGCATCCTCGGCTCCATCGACACCAGCCTCTCCTTCGCCCGGCGCAGCGGCGTGCAGGTGATGGCGGATGTCTCCGTCCTCTACCGCCAGGCCATCCGCGCGCTCCAGGGACGCACCCACCAGCTCGCGCGCCTGGATGATGACGACTTCGTCGAGAAGGACTTCCTCGCCTCCGGGCAGATGGCGCACACGAGCCTCTACCTGCGCTCCCTCCTGCGGCTGTTCGTCGCCTACGTCCTGGGAGATTTGGACGAGGCCGCGAGGATGTCTCGCGAGGTGCTGCCCTACGTCCACTTCGCCCAGGGCTTCTTCCGCAACGTCGACTTCAACGTGCTGACCTCGCTGACGATGCTGGCGCGCGCCACCCGCATTCCCCAGGAGCGGGACGTGGCGCTCACCGCCGTCGAGGAGAACCAGCGACAGCTGGGCGCCTGGGCGGACCTGTGTCCGGAGAACTTCCGCCACAAGCACCAGCTCGTCGGCGCCGAGGTGGCCCGCGTCGAGGGACGGCCCCTCGAAGCCATGGGCCTCTACGACAGCGCCATCGACGGCGCGCACCTCCAGGGCTTCCTCCATGACGAGGCCATCGCGAACGAGCTGGCGGGACGCTTTCATCAACACCTGGGACACAGGCGCTTCGCCTCCCTCCACCTGCGCGCGGCGATGGACTGCTTCACGCGCTGGGGGGCCCAGGCCAAGGTGACGCTGCTGGAAGAGGAGTTCCCGGAGCTCAAGAGCATCGTCGACCGCCCGTGGACCGAGCCGGGCATGCCCCACACGAGCCTGGGCGCACCGGGTGCGTCGCTGGACCTGCTCACGCTGCTCAAGGCGTCCGAGACGCTGATGGGCGAGGTGGTGCTGGACCGGCTCCTGGAGAAGCTGATGGCGGTGTGCTTCGAGGCCGCGGGCGCCACGCGCGGCGCGCTGGTGCTGGAGGAGGAAGGCACCTTGCAGGTGCGCGCCGTGGGCGCCATCTCCGAGCCCGTCAGCCTGGAGCACACGCCGCTCTCGGAGTCGACCCAGGTGCCCGTCTCCCTCCTGGAGCACGCGTGCCGCACCGGCGAGACGCTGGTCCTGGCCGATGCCGCGCACCAGGGCCGCTTCATCCAGGACGCCTACGTCATCCGCCGGGCCGTGAAGTCCGCGCTGGCCATTCCCATCCAGCGGCATGGGAAGACCGCGGGCGTGCTCTACCTGGAGAACGACCTGGCCACCCGCGCCTTCACCCCGGAGCGGATGGGACTGCTGCGGACGCTCTCCTCGCAGATTGCCATCTCGCTGGAGAACAGCCGCCTGTTCGAGCAGCTCCACGTCGAGGTGAAGGAGCGCCGCCGCGCCGAGGAGGCCGTGCGCTTCCTGGCCGACTCCGGGCTCGCGCTGGCGGAGTCGCTGGACCTGGAGAAGACCCTGGCGCAGGCCACGCGCCTGGTGGTGCCCTTCCTCGCGGACTGGTGCACGTTCTCCGTGGTGGACCGAGGAGACGAGCTGCGCATGCTGGCCGCCGTCCACGTGGACCCGGAGAAGGACCGCCTGCTGCATGCGCTGTACGAGGAGTACCCCATCGACTGCACCTCCCCTCCCGCCATCGTCCACGTGCTGCGCACCGGCCAGCCATTCCTGCGCGCCGAGGTCACCCAGTCCGTGCTGCGGGAGCACGGCCACGGCCAGGACTACGTCGAGCGGATGCGGGAGCTCCACCCTCGGGCCGCCATGCACGTGCCCCTCATCGCCCGAGGGAAGATTCTCGGCGTCGCCACCTTCGTCTCGTCCACCCCCGGGCGGCGCTATGGACAGGTGGACCTGGACCTCGCGCAGGAGCTCGCCCGGCGCGTCGCGGTCTGCATCGACAACGCGCGCCTGTATCGCGAATCCCAGGACAGCATCCGCCTGCGCGACGAGTTCCTCAGCGTGGCGTCGCACGAGCTGAACACGCCGCTCACCTCCCTGCGCCTCATGGTGCAGACGCTCCTGCGCCACGTGCCGCCGGAGCTGCCCCCGCTCGCGGTGCGCAGCCTGCGCACGCTCGACAAGCAGAGCGCGAAGCTCACCACGCTGGTGGGGGAGATGCTCGACATCTCCCATCTCCAGGCGGGCCGGATGGACCTGCACCTGTCGCTCGTCGACCTCGCGGACGTCATCGACACCGTCGCCCGGCTCCTGCGTGAGCCGCTCCAGCGCGCGCACTGCGAGCTGGAGCTCCAGGTGGAAGGCCCGCTGGTGGGCCACTGGGATGGCACCCGACTGCAACAGGTGCTCGTCCATCTGGTGTCCAACGCCCTCAAGTTCGGGCCGGGCAAGCCCATCACCCTTCGCGCCTGGGCCGATGACCGCACCCACGTCCACGTGAGCGTCCAGGACGAGGGCATCGGCATCTCCGCCGACCAGCTCCCGCACATCTTCGAGCGCTTCGAGCGAGCCGTCTCCGTCCGCGCCTACGGCGGGCTCGGGCTGGGACTGCACCTGGCGCGGGAGATCATCAGCGCGCTGGGCGGGAGCATCGACGTGGAGAGCACACCGGGCGTGGGCAGCACGTTCACACTCACGCTCCCCAAGTAG
- a CDS encoding CinA family protein, with protein MTGDALEELARQVLERCRAAGVRLVLAEACTGGLLCARLTDIPGASAVVERGFVPYSHESKVEQLGVPLALLQAHGSVSAEAVEALARGALEHSRADWAIAETGIAGPGGGTPQKPVGLAFIAVLRRGGTAAVERQVFTGDRRQVRHAMAERALTLLLEKMSVES; from the coding sequence GTGACGGGAGATGCACTCGAGGAGCTCGCGCGGCAGGTGCTGGAGCGTTGTCGCGCCGCTGGTGTGCGGTTGGTGCTGGCGGAGGCGTGTACGGGCGGACTGCTCTGCGCGCGGCTGACGGACATCCCAGGAGCCTCCGCCGTGGTGGAGCGTGGCTTCGTGCCGTACTCCCATGAGTCCAAGGTGGAACAGCTCGGGGTGCCCCTGGCGCTGCTCCAGGCGCATGGCTCGGTGAGCGCGGAGGCCGTGGAGGCGCTCGCGCGCGGGGCCCTGGAGCACTCTCGCGCGGACTGGGCCATCGCGGAGACGGGCATCGCGGGGCCGGGGGGCGGCACGCCCCAGAAGCCCGTGGGACTGGCCTTCATCGCGGTCCTTCGCCGAGGAGGAACCGCGGCCGTCGAGCGCCAGGTCTTCACGGGCGACAGGCGTCAGGTGCGCCACGCCATGGCCGAGCGCGCGCTCACGTTGTTGCTGGAGAAAATGAGCGTCGAATCGTGA
- a CDS encoding GRAS family protein: MRTSKEELLFRAMEHAVAGRAVEARRALRSLESRLDVDVVPEDLGYHLFAMAVAHRLEGSGARNPYLNPRGEGGRQIDLFRSLMTYMPLAATADVLANAVLEELLGSRSEATLVDVGIGQGRQEGRLLRLLSKRGVLPRRLTLVGVDPSGASLEQAESAVAQVAREVGGVVRFVGVEAPVEAVTEATWSRLRELPGPRVVNAAFAMHHVAEEPGHPGAARDAVLRHLRALEPVGLVLSEPNTDHFAASPLARFQHAWRHFTHVFQLLDTLGVPSDERAAIKRFFGREVEDVVGTVDEAARCERHELAATWMARLRRAGFVPLESMERLRPEGVHPALTLRRAPGLVGLSWREEVLVAVLAVRPDIARA, encoded by the coding sequence ATGCGCACGTCAAAGGAGGAGCTGCTCTTCCGGGCGATGGAGCATGCCGTCGCGGGCAGGGCCGTGGAGGCGAGGCGGGCGTTGCGCTCGTTGGAGTCGCGGCTGGACGTGGACGTGGTGCCGGAGGACCTGGGCTACCACCTGTTCGCGATGGCGGTGGCGCATCGGCTGGAGGGCTCGGGGGCTCGCAATCCCTATCTGAATCCACGGGGGGAGGGTGGGCGGCAGATCGACCTGTTCCGTTCGCTGATGACGTACATGCCGCTGGCGGCGACGGCGGATGTGCTGGCGAACGCGGTGCTGGAGGAGCTGCTCGGGAGTCGGAGTGAGGCGACGCTCGTCGACGTGGGCATCGGGCAGGGGCGGCAGGAAGGGCGGTTGCTGAGGTTGCTGTCGAAGCGGGGAGTCCTACCGCGCAGGCTGACCTTGGTGGGGGTGGACCCGAGCGGCGCAAGCCTCGAGCAGGCGGAGTCCGCGGTGGCGCAGGTGGCGCGCGAGGTGGGTGGAGTGGTGCGCTTCGTGGGCGTGGAGGCGCCGGTGGAGGCGGTGACGGAGGCGACGTGGTCGCGGCTGCGTGAGCTGCCGGGGCCTCGGGTGGTGAACGCGGCGTTCGCGATGCATCACGTGGCGGAGGAGCCGGGGCATCCGGGGGCGGCCCGGGATGCGGTGCTCCGGCACCTGCGTGCGCTGGAGCCGGTGGGGTTGGTGTTGTCCGAGCCGAACACGGACCACTTCGCGGCCTCGCCGCTCGCGCGCTTCCAGCATGCGTGGCGGCACTTCACGCATGTCTTTCAATTGCTGGACACGCTGGGGGTACCGAGCGACGAGCGCGCCGCCATCAAGCGCTTCTTCGGGCGCGAGGTGGAGGACGTGGTGGGCACGGTGGATGAGGCCGCGCGTTGCGAGCGGCATGAGCTGGCGGCGACCTGGATGGCGCGGCTGCGTCGGGCGGGGTTCGTGCCGCTGGAGTCCATGGAGCGGCTGCGGCCGGAGGGGGTCCACCCGGCGCTGACGCTGCGACGGGCGCCGGGGCTCGTGGGGCTGAGCTGGCGCGAGGAGGTGCTGGTGGCGGTGCTGGCCGTGCGACCGGATATCGCGAGGGCGTGA